From a region of the Narcine bancroftii isolate sNarBan1 chromosome 5, sNarBan1.hap1, whole genome shotgun sequence genome:
- the LOC138765386 gene encoding fish-egg lectin-like, producing MAAPVIGSGPRRGQRPGVRRGANWRRVHADGRRVEPAAGQDAARHRGALLVFGAVGPNQELYRLVEGKWAILAGLLSQIDAGGDQIVVGVDKSGDVFCSNHKAAVSARSFLSPAYAQVPGKLKYYACGPRSCWGVSHSGVVSVRLDITRNHCMGEKWLRVRSRMVLVEVGTDGSVYALNHSGFLYRRLGITRQRPEGTQWKRVDIVGRTFRHVTADLGALWLIEKNNDIVHCQ from the exons ATGGCGGCGCCTGTGATCGGCAGTGGGCCACGACGtggg CAACGGCCAGGTGTACGGCGTGGGGCAAACTGGCGACGTGTACACGCGGATGGGCGACGGGTGGAGCCAGCTGCCGGGCAAGATGCAGCACGTCACCGTGGGGCGCTGCTGGTGTTTGGGGCCGTGGGGCCTAACCAGGAGCTGTACCGGCTGGTGGAAGGAAAGTGGGCCATCCTCGCAG GACTTCTGTCCCAGATCGATGCCGGGGGTGACCAGATTGTGGTGGGTGTGGACAAGTCCGGCGATGTCTTCTGCTCCAACCACAAGGCTGCAGTGTCGGCCCGGAGTTTCCTCAGTCCGGCCTACGCCCAGGTGCCGGGCAAGCTGAAGTACTATGCCTGTGGCCCTCGGAGCTGCTGGGGGGTCAGCCACTCGGGGGTGGTCTCTGTCCGGCTGGACATCACACGGAACCACTGCATGGGGGAGAAATGGCTCCGGGTCCGATCACGGATGGTGCTGGTCGAGGTGGGAACAGACGGTTCAGTGTATGCACTCAACCACTCCGGCTTCCTCTACCGCAG ACTAGGGATCACCCGTCAGAGACCAGAGGGCACCCAATGGAAGAGGGTCGACATCGTGGGGAGAACTTTCCGGCACGTGACGGCTGACCTCGGAGCGCTCTGGCTGATCGAGAAGAACAACGACATCGTGCACTGTCAGTGA